The following is a genomic window from Chanos chanos chromosome 1, fChaCha1.1, whole genome shotgun sequence.
TATTTATTCGTAAAACAGTGTTATTCTGAGGTTATTTATTGTAGATTATTTATACTAGAATTCATTTGTGTAGGATAAGCAAAGAGATCAGTTGTCAGATTGATTATTGGAATTTACGTATTGAAGGAGGAACAATTTTCCATCGTTTACAACAATCAGGATTTTGAAAACCTAATTTCAAAGGTAAGATTGCGccccttttctgttttgtccttTTGAGTCGATGAGAGGAAGGGTTTCCAGGAAGTGGGAGAGGTTAAACCACCATCCTTTTGAAATATAGCCAGTTGAACTTAATccaagaaatgtttttattgttttactttatttgcCAGAGTAGATTTTGGTCATTCAATATTATGTTCCATAGTATGGTTTTTGAAGGATATTATCCTACGACTGGGATATCCGAATAGATTTAAAGATGTACGGTTATCTTAGGAAATATTGCATCATCTGTTTCGAAGACAGTGACAAACCGAATAATATTAAGATTTCTAAGAAACTGTGTGTTAGATATGTTCTTTTGATTCCATGTCCTTCAAACCGAGTGAACCGCATCCTGGGTCAGGCTggaatttaaataaattattaaatatagTCTGATGTTGCTGCAGTCTTGTGACTACACGACTTAGAATTTGACGCACAGCTCGTTGGAGGATGGggtaaatgaaatttaaaatacGTTTTCGGTGGTTTGTTGAgggtttgtaaatattttaagtgAAGAAAAGTCACCCAGATAAATCTCCGCCTAATGAATGGGCGCGTGCCGCTTATATGTCTAGGGTTCTGCGCAAAATGGTGTCGTTCCATAAAAGGTGTTCACGTGCCTTTGTTTCCATGGCAGTCTAAAACGAgcccagttctttttttttttttttactttatatgaatcactgatttctttttttttttcttcttctttcaatTGCCCAGATAATATATTGAGCTTCTTTTGCTACCCCTTGTACAATCAGTATTAGTGCACATTTGGGGAAATCTCTGAAACCTGTCGTTTAAGCAGAAAATGAATAGAATAACTTATAATATGAAACTCAGAACATGGTGTATAATAGTATTGCCTGAAAAAAAGGATGGGGCGCGACAATGCGGACGTTGCCGATGCCGGTTGTGGTATTTTTCCACTGCTTGGTGAGCTAAACGCGCCTCCTCCCCTCCAGCCCGACACATCGGTCACATGACCACATATCTACATCCGACTGCTGTGCTCACCATGCAGCGTATTGATCATTCTGCTACCTAGTGTTTTAACACTTGTGAGAGAGTCGCggacagaacaaataaacatgaacgAGTTAAATATTTGAcgtttgttttttccacaggATGACACAAGCCAGAACAGAGATGAGTCGTTTCAACGTTTCACCCGATGAGAATAGCAGCTGCAGTTCCACCAGCAATGATTATGGTTATCCAGATATTACTACCAAAACGCCGCTCCGGTGTGTGCCCCTTACTTTTTACGCTTGCCATCAATTTTATCTCCCCAACACAAAACTGATTTTCGTGTTGCATGCAGTGACAATAAATGTGCAAGTATATTCAATAAATGCCAAACCTCTCTACAATTTAGACTGCAGATATATTTTTGTTAACcgtacattttctttatttccccCACAGTAGTCAGTACGCTAACGATATGGATGCAGAAAATCAGAAATTCCTTCCTGAACAGCTGGGAAAGAAGAAGTACGAGGTTGAATATGTAAGTGATGCTTCAACCTATCAGAGATTTTAATCAGACACGTCAAACCGGTCTGCTCAAGGTTCTACCagttaatacatttaaatttcatgttttcaacTCCACCCTCAGAATCCTGGCACAGCTTCATTTGGGATGTCAGTATTTAACCTTGGCAACGCCATCATGGGCAGTGGGATCCTTGGGCTTTCCTATGCCATGGCCAACACTGGCATtgcattgtttgtgtgagtatttcGACGCATGCAGATATTTAGTATCACTGAATGGTGCCAAGTGTAACCATACATAGTTCCCCATCCTCAGGGACTACTTATCTATAATATCccaaaataaaaggaaaaaactcCCTTAAAGGTGTTCATGAATTTgataactttattttatttagccCATTTTGACCAGTTTGTCAGGGAGTTTTGGGCtgagtcatttttaattcagttttaatggTCTTAAAGATCCTAAGTGCTATATACCCATGTAGTCTTTACACTATGTGGTCTAAATGCTTCGATACGTCATAGTAATAATGTACCACAGTTTGTCTCTTAATTTATGAAGATGAGCTGCTTATTGGAATTAATGGATTTAGCTCTTGGTTAAATGGTGGACAGTGAGGCAGTGCAGTGGTATCATTCCTTTATCTAGTGTGTTTACAAATAGCTGttgtgtgagagtttgtttcTGCTCGCACAGAGTCAGTCATTGAGAGACCAAGCTGATTAGCATGTGCTAATCCTTGCATGAAAGCATTGGGCGTGGCCAGTACTCTCTCTGAGCTCATGAATTAACCACTCCttggtgaatgagagagagacagaggggtaaGGGGGGTGGAGCTTAAGGTGTTAGATCCTTTCAGTTCCTCATGGCAAACGATTGTTGATTGGTTACCTGCTTAAAACAGTTAAACCCCCTTCTTGTTGTGTTACATCATGCTGTGGTGTGTAGTAAAACTGAGTAAAACAAGGCAGTCtaaataaaaaacccaaaacattgcTCTAGCAGTAACGTAGTGTTTTACCTACAGTAAGAAAATATCCTGTAAATGTGAGTACACATAGGAAGGCTTGATATCCTCAAGGTCATCCAAAGGTTATTTAACTGTATGATTAGATGAAATATAGATGAGTGTGATGTAAGGCATAGGGAAGTTATTTCAGATGTAATTTCTAGTGTCCTTGACGTTATGTTGCATTGGTATTTGCACAGAGTTTGCCATGTGACTGGAAAGTGTGACAACAGCCCAGACAGAACAGATTGTGTCAGATGTGTATAACACGCAATATTGAGTTTGAAATGCTGTCGCAGTGTTGACTCACCTGAGTGGATTTGGCTCCTGTATTGCCTATAGTCACAgcagtaaataaatgtaatcagACTGCAGTAAATCACTCTAGTACTGCAAGATACAAGTACTCTCTGTACCAGCCCGGGCAGAGGAAGCATTACGTTtccatattttttattattgtaggGTGTAAGCAAAAGGAGTGTGTATTTTATAGGTGAATAATGTTGATGATTAATgttacatttctcttttctttctttaggaTCATGCTGGTGTCTGTGGGCATTTTCTCCCTCTACTCAGTCCATCTGCTGCTGAAGACCGCTAATGAAGGAGGTACAACAGATCATCATCACATCACAGTCTTTAGAGTGCTGTGTAGACTGAGCAAGCTCCCAGTAACATTtaattctgtttctcttttcaagGCTCAATGGTGTATGAGCAGCTGGGGTACAAGGCGTTTGGGATCCCTGGCAAGCTGGCTGCCTCCTGCTCCATCACCTTGCAGAATATCGGAGGTAAACGACAAAAccaaatgtgaaaaagaaatcaaaaggaATAAAAGTGTTTCCCagaaaatatttccacacaGTGTAACCACCtcaacaaacatgaacacatttACTGTATATTATATTGATATTGAACGTGTTATTATCTAAGTGATTGCTTGTTGTTATGGCTATGACTGTGTTATATGCCATTTTGATGAAAGTGATTGGTTTACTGAACTAGAACAGTATCTTACATGGAGTGTCCTTTGGTCTAGAACACTGTctaaactgtcatttttcattcGTAGCCACGTCCAGCTACCTCTACATCGTGAAGTATGAGCTGCCGATTGTCATCCAGTCATTCCTGGGAACGAGTAATGGGTAAGCTGTCAACCAGAGCACACTCATATTAGTCACAGAACCCGTGGTCTCTCAGGCCTGTGGATAtgtatacattttatatgtttctttttttattttgtggttaAGATATTAAGCCCTGCCTGTATATAGGAAAatagtttgtttgtctgtggcgTGGCTTGGCTTTAAAATGTTGTGTCTATTTGTTATTGAGAGCTGTTTACAGCATGTGAAGTATTGCTCTgaaaactgaatgtttgttttggagAATTGTGCACTTCATGTGAAGTGACCCTATTGTCCGGCCACTGGTTAGGGTAGGGAGGGGATGTTTTTGGAGCCTCCAATCAAAGAGGTCTTTTAAAAGATCTGGTGTTCCACAGGGACTGATATCCCTATGACCTAATGTGTGAAAAGCTCCTTATTTGTTAGCCTTTCATTAgttagtcatttattttcatttattaatggatgtttgtttattttcagggAGTGGTACACAAATGGAGATTATCTGGTGCTGCTAGTTTCCTTCATCATCATTTTGCCATTATCACTTCTGAAAAATCTTGGTGAGTATCTTGTGGCAGACAGGGTGTGGTGGAATTAAGAGTTTGGCTGACGTGTAGGGAGAGGCACATGACATTACAGATGTTGGTGCATTATTCACTCTTTGTTTCCATGGTTTTTTTGACAGGTTACCTTGGATATACCAGTGGTTTCTCCCTGCTTTGCATGGTCTTCTTTGTCATTGTGGTGAGTTATGAAAGTCAAATAAAAGCTATgcatcagaaaataaaaacaatacacaattatattgtaattaattaatgtttaaaaacaaaaatagttgAATGTTTTTTTAGGATGTTCTGACAAGATTTCATTGGAATTTATACCTCACAAAGGCTGCTCTACAagtttttgaatttttaagaAAATAGCTCTCTGTCTATACGTACATGTGAAAAGACAGATGGtagaagagaacaaaaacatgtccaATGTCAATTCTTTAAAACACTGAGATGGAGCTTACATTCCTACAAATGTTTCAGATGAATTTACATTTGTATTGAGTGACTGGGTGTAAAACCGTTGTTAAGATTTGATGATGTAAATGAGATTGGCCTTTTGACAGAGATCACCATCATTAACACCTTTGTCATCTGAGGGCCTGAGCCATCTAACCAAATTCTGCTCTTTAGGTCATTTACAAGAAGTTCCAGATCCCTTGCCCATTAACCAACGACCTGTTGAACATGACGTTGAACAGCACTGTGGCTCAGCTGAACTTCACCATCACAGCTCACAGTGAGGCTCACAGTGAGGACGTCTGCACTCCAAAGTACTTCGTCTTTAATGCACAGGTAAGTGGCCCATGACACCTCCAGTgacttgtgtgtttatgtgtgagggagtgatGAGTGCGCTTGCACGTGTATAACTCTGTGGTGTCTGGTTTCTTCTCTTAGACTGTGTATGCAATTCCAATCTTGACATTTGCCTTCGTGTGCCATCCAGCCATCCTGCCAATGTATGAGGAGCTGAAAGAGTGAGTATCTCTGGATTACTGTTTATAACAATGTTTAGACTGTTTATAACTCTGGACCAATGTAACACACAGTACAGGTAGACATGTATAGTCTGATGCTTCATTGACAGTGAtaaaagacagtgaaaagaatACTGTTTGAAATAGTTCTCTGCGAggacagaaatgaaatattgGTGGTGTGTTCTAGAAAGTTCTaattctttttccctcttcctttttGTATACAGTCGTTCCAGGAAGAGGATGCAGAATGTGGCTAACGTTTCTTTCTTGGGCATGTTTGTCATGTACCTGTTGGCTGCTCTTTTTGGCTACCTGACCTTCAACAGTGAGTTTCCATCAAAATACAAACTAACTTTTGTCTCAGTCTCAAGGCCAGCGTCCAATGACCTCAGCTCAGTTCATTCATTGCTTTTCAGAGCCAGGCATGATATAACCAAATATTGTGATCAGTGAAAAGGGTCAGATGATCTCAGCTGGcttaaaatgaaataacactgaggaaaacaggTCACAGATTGATCAGTGGGAGTGCAGGCCCAGTGGGAGTGCAGGCCCACTGACAGGCCTTTACCTAGGCACGACTCCAATTCCTCTTATGTAATCGCTGAGAAGAACAGTGGCGGCTCACAGCTGTCCTATGGCTTGTTTGTCATGGCAAGGACATAACATCATGTTTTCCGATATGTGCTCGGCCTCCCCGAAAGGCTGAGAATATTATGCAAGCCACAACTCTCTTGCACTGGAGTAACATTAAAGAGGGTTGGAGTACATCTGTGATCTTTGATGACTCTCATGACAAAGTTTCAATCTATCATGACAGGAGAACAGCAAGTACCATAGAATGTGCTTTATGTTTCAGGGCTGTGAATAGGAGTTCTGTTCAGGCATTTCTGTAACATTAACCTTTAGAACCCCGTTTTAATgatctgatgtttttttctgtgcttaTCAGGTCGTGTTGAGCCTGAGCTGCTGCACACCTACTCAAAGGTGTACAAGTTTGATGTGGTTCTCCTCATCGTGCGTCTGGCTGTGCTGACTGCTGTTACACTCACCGTGCCTGTGGTTCTGTTCCCTGTGAGTAAACATGCTCTACATCTACTTGACTAGAAAACTGTGGCTGATGTTGCAGCCTGGTAACAACAAAGCCCTATCCTATTAATAGGACAGTACTTGTAGTTGTTTTGTGGAATTTGTAGAATCATAGGGCTGTTGTTTCGAAGCATGTGAAGTCTGATGTAGCCTCTACCATGTATGTATTTAAGGTTAAAGTTCCTCTAAATGGATGTTCTTGTTCTCTATAGATTCGTACCTCCATCAACCAGCTGCTGGGTACCAAAGATTTCAACTGGATTCGCCACATCCTGATTACTGTGGTCCTTTTGGGTGGTGTGAACATTCTGGTCATTTTTGTGCCCACTATCAGGGACATATTTGGGTTCATTGGTAAGTCACAAACTCCACAATAATTCATAAAACAAGATACGACATCTGAATTTTTATTAGCTTACCACACAGATACCAGACCTGAAATAAAAGGCTGTTTAATGCTGTTGACTATGCACTTGTGAGTCTGACTCTGAggtctcttctctgttttcaggTGCCTCTGCTGCTGCAATGCTTATCTTCATCCTCCCCTCTGCTTTCTACATCAAACTCGTGAAGAAGGAGTCCATGAAGTCAATGCAAAAGATTGGGGTAAGTGGAgcatgtacttttttttattggaagTTTAAATGCTATTTAGATAAATGTTGGAATTTTAgacttttaatatttctttGATAATTACAGATACTAAACTTTTTTAAAGACAGCTTTCTGGCTGTGACTTTTAGAAATGTAAAGGCTAGTATGTTGAATTTTATTTAGATATAGACTGTCATATGTGATAATGCTAGAGATTGTGACTTCATGCAGTGCTCTAAGTCTGGTCTGTTCTTTCTCCAGGCTACATTGTTCCTCATCGGTGGTATCATAGTCATGATTACCTGCATGACTCTGATCATCTTAGACTGGATCCATAACGCTATCGAGAATGCCCACGACAACGGTCACTAGGGGGCACACTCCTAGCTGTAGTGGACGAGCAATCCAGACATGATCCCCAAGTGCTGTAGACCTGGGACAACGCTGCTCAGTCCCCCAAAAACCCTGATCGCTACAAATGCAAAGAAGAAATGAGATGCTCTCCTCACAGCTCAGAGCAGGAACAAATATACCATTCCAAGAGAATGTCTTGAACTTTGTACAGTATGCTTCTAGGCCACaattgtggtgtttttttttgtttgtttgtttgtttttggtttttttttgcttgtttatagTTTGTTCcgtttcagtttttgtttttttttgtttgttggtttgcttTTTTCCGTTTACTCttattctgctttttttgtagTGTTGGTGCTTTGAAAGCTTGGTGGTGCCTCACGCAGGGATTGTAGAAGTCTGTAAGTTGAGAAGTTTGGTTCACACTCAGATCCCTGCCGTCTGTAGCCTCTGTGCTGTTCACCATGTTCAGGTTCATTCGTTTCACTCAGAACCAAAACCTGAATTGGTACTGGACTGGTACACaagtggcagcagcagcagcactgaGTTCAGATTCTACTCAAGGCAGTTGTACTTTTGCATTTAACACCTCTTTTTACCTTTGCCAAAAATATTTCTAACTGGTGTTTGTATATTGAAAAGCACTTAAGAGTCAGCACACTCATGATCCTTGTCTATTCATGGATCACTGGCCTGCTTAACAGTATtagaatgtcattttaaatgtgctatTTGCATCAAACTTGTGAAACAAACTTGCAAAAAACCaccaaatgaacaaaacctGCTTATTCATAGTCACTCACTGGAAGctagaagaggaagagaagatggATCTATTGAATTTACTGTAACTTACCTTGTAACCTTATCTAAGAACTTGGCAAAACTAATGCAGCAATAATACTACTGCTCAAATTACAAGGCAAGAGGCATTTTATTGTCAGATCTCCCATCGAGTGGAGAGAGACTTTTTCTCGAGAGAAGAATGCCATTTATTTTAACCACATATTGTGGTTGTTACATAGTAATTTAACTTGCAAACCCTTGATGCTTTTTCGATAAAGAACCCGCACGTTACAAAACTGAAGGTACACCAGTGGCTTTGATGAAAAGCAAgagaactgaaatgtttttctctgtgccaCCGAGTCAGTGTTTATCCTGAGCAGCTTACCATTATTTAACTATTCCGTTGAGGAAGAAGCTTCATGCAGATGTATCATGTCCACCTTGTCACCTTGCCTGTGATATGAGATGGCTATATCCATGCAGACTGAATACACTGCAAGTGACATTTTCATTGTTCTTCCAATTGTAAACCTCAAATGTCATCCAAAAGTTATTGTCCAGCAGTTATTTATGGAAAAACATCAgtaatttaaacaattttactatatttatattttgtatatatatgtatataccaACAAGTCAAGGTGTATATatgctttattttgtttagtatttgcttttctttcagcAGCCTGTTAGATATGTCAGAGCTGTAAAATAGCTGGCAGTTGTAGTCTTTATCAGTGTAGACCCTCACATGGTGTGGGGTGATGAACTGTCTTTGTCGGCGGTAGAAAGATTTGTCTCCTTTGCCACTATTTGACAGGCAATGGTTGGAGTGGACCTTACCCCAGCGAGCACAAGAGTCACTCCGAGCCCGTTGTCTACTCTGGTGGACCTGTAGTGAGTGGGCACGGAACACCTTATATACATACACTACAAACAAAAATGCTgtattcaaaacaaaagcaaagtaGGGGACCAAACATTGGATTACACACCCTGTCCCTACAAGTGCTACACTCTTGTTTCAATGAAACACTATGTACATCATGTAATTATTGTCCAAAATAAAGTGAAAGATAACCTCACATTTTGTGATTTGTGTTGTGATTTAAGAACACTACTATCTAAATGTAGATGTTGCTGTTACACATTAAGGATG
Proteins encoded in this region:
- the slc38a2 gene encoding sodium-coupled neutral amino acid symporter 2 isoform X1, giving the protein MTQARTEMSRFNVSPDENSSCSSTSNDYGYPDITTKTPLRSQYANDMDAENQKFLPEQLGKKKYEVEYNPGTASFGMSVFNLGNAIMGSGILGLSYAMANTGIALFVIMLVSVGIFSLYSVHLLLKTANEGGSMVYEQLGYKAFGIPGKLAASCSITLQNIGATSSYLYIVKYELPIVIQSFLGTSNGEWYTNGDYLVLLVSFIIILPLSLLKNLGYLGYTSGFSLLCMVFFVIVVIYKKFQIPCPLTNDLLNMTLNSTVAQLNFTITAHSEAHSEDVCTPKYFVFNAQTVYAIPILTFAFVCHPAILPMYEELKDRSRKRMQNVANVSFLGMFVMYLLAALFGYLTFNSRVEPELLHTYSKVYKFDVVLLIVRLAVLTAVTLTVPVVLFPIRTSINQLLGTKDFNWIRHILITVVLLGGVNILVIFVPTIRDIFGFIGASAAAMLIFILPSAFYIKLVKKESMKSMQKIGATLFLIGGIIVMITCMTLIILDWIHNAIENAHDNGH
- the slc38a2 gene encoding sodium-coupled neutral amino acid symporter 2 isoform X2, with the translated sequence MTQARTEMSRFNVSPDENSSCSSTSNDYGYPDITTKTPLRQYANDMDAENQKFLPEQLGKKKYEVEYNPGTASFGMSVFNLGNAIMGSGILGLSYAMANTGIALFVIMLVSVGIFSLYSVHLLLKTANEGGSMVYEQLGYKAFGIPGKLAASCSITLQNIGATSSYLYIVKYELPIVIQSFLGTSNGEWYTNGDYLVLLVSFIIILPLSLLKNLGYLGYTSGFSLLCMVFFVIVVIYKKFQIPCPLTNDLLNMTLNSTVAQLNFTITAHSEAHSEDVCTPKYFVFNAQTVYAIPILTFAFVCHPAILPMYEELKDRSRKRMQNVANVSFLGMFVMYLLAALFGYLTFNSRVEPELLHTYSKVYKFDVVLLIVRLAVLTAVTLTVPVVLFPIRTSINQLLGTKDFNWIRHILITVVLLGGVNILVIFVPTIRDIFGFIGASAAAMLIFILPSAFYIKLVKKESMKSMQKIGATLFLIGGIIVMITCMTLIILDWIHNAIENAHDNGH